One stretch of Flavobacterium sp. 9 DNA includes these proteins:
- a CDS encoding outer membrane beta-barrel protein encodes MKKILVMAALAICSFANAQKGTILVGGNIGFTSEKSEYQFGEATNNEFSFSPKVGYQFNDNWTVGGEFTVASAKDDNGTREIKDNNFKIGAFVRYSVPLSQTFSIFADMGAGFQNAKSKVYGPGNAYAKSKADGMYVGITPALFINMKKGFGLNFSIGGLGYETLSYDNNGADYSKFYFNFGQTFNIGVSKNF; translated from the coding sequence ATGAAAAAAATTTTAGTGATGGCTGCATTGGCTATCTGCAGTTTTGCAAATGCACAAAAAGGAACAATCTTAGTTGGTGGAAACATCGGATTCACTTCTGAAAAATCAGAATATCAATTTGGTGAAGCTACAAACAATGAATTTAGCTTTTCTCCTAAAGTTGGTTACCAATTTAATGACAACTGGACTGTTGGGGGTGAATTTACAGTAGCTTCTGCTAAGGATGACAATGGAACTAGAGAAATTAAAGATAATAATTTCAAAATAGGAGCATTCGTTCGTTATTCAGTGCCATTAAGCCAAACGTTCTCTATTTTTGCTGATATGGGTGCTGGTTTTCAAAATGCTAAATCTAAAGTGTACGGTCCTGGAAATGCTTACGCAAAATCTAAAGCAGATGGTATGTATGTAGGTATAACTCCAGCTCTTTTCATTAACATGAAAAAAGGTTTTGGTCTTAACTTCAGTATTGGTGGTTTAGGATATGAAACACTAAGTTATGATAACAACGGTGCAGATTACAGTAAATTCTACTTCAATTTTGGACAAACATTTAACATTGGAGTTTCTAAAAACTTCTAA
- a CDS encoding outer membrane beta-barrel protein, with the protein MKKMLLIVALAMFSFANAQKGSVLVMGSVTYQSQKTSYAAGDNKQNFFSFSPKVGYQFHENWTAGIEGSVGTLKNEDGNRLLQKSNNFTLGGFVRYTKPLNETFSFYTDLGLGFQNRKDSSESQVGIVTTNKADGIYVGVTPAIFINVSKGFGLNFNIGSLGYNTLKFDNGGSDSKTFNFSLGQAFSVGISKNF; encoded by the coding sequence ATGAAAAAAATGTTACTTATTGTTGCTTTAGCTATGTTTAGCTTTGCAAATGCTCAAAAAGGTTCAGTTTTAGTTATGGGAAGTGTTACTTATCAATCTCAGAAAACGTCGTATGCGGCTGGGGATAACAAACAAAATTTCTTTTCTTTTTCTCCAAAAGTGGGTTATCAGTTTCATGAAAACTGGACTGCGGGAATTGAAGGTTCTGTTGGAACTTTAAAAAATGAAGATGGAAATCGTTTATTGCAAAAATCAAATAATTTTACATTAGGAGGTTTCGTTCGATATACAAAACCATTAAATGAAACTTTTTCATTTTATACTGATTTAGGTTTAGGCTTTCAAAATCGAAAAGATAGTAGTGAAAGCCAAGTTGGTATTGTTACGACTAATAAAGCCGACGGAATATATGTTGGCGTAACTCCTGCTATTTTTATCAATGTTAGTAAAGGTTTTGGTTTAAACTTCAACATTGGTAGTTTGGGATATAATACCTTAAAATTTGACAATGGTGGAAGTGATTCTAAAACCTTTAATTTTAGTTTAGGTCAGGCTTTTTCTGTAGGGATCTCAAAGAATTTTTAA
- a CDS encoding T9SS type A sorting domain-containing protein, with the protein MKNHYLLLLLLFPLIMQSQDILWEKTYGGIHADYLFDAQPTADYGFILAGSSLSDKTGNKEGNNNGDLDYWIWKMNETGDLDWQKSFGGSGFDVLQSIKNTRDGGFILAGTSNSPNDFQKKDPCKGGTDYWVIKLDATGAEQWQRTIGGNGQDELLCAFQTRDGGYMLEGSSSSSPEITEDLIERSSSLDKPDLYRKSEKSRGNMDYWIVKLDKSGVIEWQKTYGGEYADILRSMEQTTDGGYILGGYSNSPESGDKTEALKGIGDYWILKINNIGAIEWQRSYGGNGDNQLYVIHQTEDGGYIAGGNSNSTSPITSLGGIVSNGTDYWVLKLDEKGAVVWSKTYDFGKTDILTSLIENTDGTYLVGGYSQSENISREGIISKAKGVTKKNKEEGYIALKIDEKGEEIWKKIIGSNGEDVLQKLFETRDGGYLMAGTSKSSTSKNKNSSIGGNDFWVVKVKDQLKPDKLKRKSIEVIPNPVVTYTNIIIGYEYETGTATVVDMAGRILKQFNISGQTIPIDFSYYAEGIYVINIKTNVQSDGVKVIKRITNK; encoded by the coding sequence ATGAAAAATCATTACTTACTGCTCTTACTCCTTTTTCCTCTAATAATGCAATCCCAAGATATCCTCTGGGAAAAAACCTATGGTGGTATTCACGCCGATTATCTTTTTGATGCGCAGCCTACAGCTGATTATGGTTTTATACTGGCAGGAAGTTCCTTATCTGATAAAACCGGTAATAAAGAAGGAAACAATAATGGCGACCTGGATTACTGGATCTGGAAAATGAATGAAACTGGAGATCTAGATTGGCAGAAAAGTTTTGGAGGAAGCGGATTTGATGTACTACAAAGTATTAAGAATACGAGAGATGGCGGTTTTATTCTTGCCGGAACTTCTAATTCTCCAAATGATTTTCAGAAAAAAGATCCCTGCAAAGGAGGCACTGATTATTGGGTAATAAAACTAGACGCAACGGGAGCAGAGCAATGGCAAAGAACTATTGGCGGCAACGGTCAGGATGAACTTTTATGCGCTTTTCAGACAAGAGACGGAGGATATATGTTGGAAGGTTCATCATCTTCAAGTCCGGAAATAACAGAGGATTTAATCGAAAGATCATCTTCATTAGATAAACCGGATCTCTATAGAAAATCAGAAAAGAGTCGTGGTAATATGGATTACTGGATTGTAAAACTGGATAAATCAGGTGTTATAGAATGGCAAAAAACATATGGGGGAGAATATGCAGATATACTAAGAAGTATGGAGCAAACTACAGACGGCGGATATATTTTGGGCGGATATTCTAATTCACCCGAATCTGGTGATAAAACAGAAGCCCTTAAAGGAATAGGAGATTACTGGATTCTAAAAATCAACAATATAGGCGCAATCGAATGGCAAAGAAGTTACGGAGGTAATGGCGATAATCAATTGTATGTAATTCATCAAACAGAAGATGGTGGCTACATAGCAGGAGGAAATTCGAACAGTACCAGTCCGATTACTTCATTGGGCGGTATTGTTAGTAATGGTACAGATTACTGGGTTTTAAAATTAGATGAAAAAGGAGCAGTTGTATGGAGTAAAACCTATGATTTTGGCAAGACAGATATTTTGACTTCACTAATTGAAAATACAGATGGGACTTACTTGGTTGGAGGATATTCTCAGAGCGAAAATATTTCAAGAGAAGGAATAATAAGTAAAGCGAAAGGGGTTACTAAAAAGAATAAAGAAGAAGGATATATCGCTTTGAAGATTGACGAAAAAGGCGAAGAAATCTGGAAGAAAATAATAGGAAGTAATGGAGAAGATGTATTGCAAAAATTGTTTGAAACCCGAGATGGCGGATATCTGATGGCGGGAACATCAAAATCAAGTACTTCAAAGAATAAAAATTCCAGTATTGGCGGTAATGATTTTTGGGTTGTAAAAGTAAAAGACCAATTAAAACCGGATAAGCTCAAAAGAAAAAGCATAGAAGTAATTCCTAATCCTGTGGTCACTTATACCAATATCATAATAGGCTATGAGTATGAAACAGGTACTGCAACTGTTGTTGATATGGCGGGCAGAATTCTAAAGCAATTTAATATATCAGGGCAAACCATTCCTATTGATTTTAGTTACTACGCAGAAGGGATTTATGTGATCAACATAAAGACGAATGTACAGAGTGATGGTGTGAAGGTGATAAAAAGAATAACAAATAAATAA